From Eretmochelys imbricata isolate rEreImb1 chromosome 17, rEreImb1.hap1, whole genome shotgun sequence, a single genomic window includes:
- the HASPIN gene encoding serine/threonine-protein kinase haspin — protein sequence MELAARPQPRLLRTYTRRGAGLRRLPPPAPWLSPPQDRERLFGSSSASAGSASAASSSGSEDPDFQPPGPRQPRRGPARRRGGSARPAKENRAPAEGCAAPATPPGRHVTRRRRWGALPSPGRRAGPPLLCSTPQQPAPAGAESRPLPAEESILGGGQENRSPGAGRAASGRAPRRRHGPPRPLLAELSSLTPGSSAAEPAAGLEGSLELFSPPLAGASDRVSRGPQRPSASPLAGDWRGRSQPARPAFPPGAPRPPACRLSESRCVLVPCGAAQGDLIQLVPSSFPGKHRPSVPTRGQPVSPPHKTVSRDHVQRLTSQKAERAQRTTPGPCPLETSLGLQKRASCPGAALPITGKPHVLVQGNTSPDEPHDDLRGSSQKRSWNLSTDKSRHHLQPLVVLSSQVVPNWLAANNKKLDAWPSWRENDCQQPVSPSALSVISEKKSRSSKVIPRDGGRGTSKKACISGFSSSRWGKQARRRPVRRKNSKTPWQQADGSFFQEQMRQRGMEKNALEMSSSFLCDFSFLNDSQWWARARASLSLHKKKKVSTEESACSSIPCTPSSKSQLAGYHKSLFIQSVGYSNWPTSSVLLLTPMKSHSVLEVMLTDAEKVYGECQQEGPISFEECIPPDKMKNCLKIGEGVFGEVFQTNSEKGAVALKIIPVEGTERVNGEAQKSFSEILPEMIISKELSLLSQEVENRTVGFIDLYSVHCVQGAYPKHLLKAWDKYHELNGSENDRPDLFGEQQLFMILEFEFGGNNLENMRNQLNSLATAKSLLHQVTASLAVAEEGLYFEHRDLHWGNILVKKTNLKELSYTLNGAVYTIPTKGIHVNIIDYTLSRMEKDGLTVFCDISTDKELFQGRGDYQFDIYRQMKEENSNNWADYHPHSNVLWLHYLADKLLKEVNYKRKLSSSSALKGIHKQLRKFHREVLNFTSASDVLLNSSLFH from the coding sequence ATGGAGCTGGCTGCGAGGCCCCAGCCGCGGCTGCTCCGCACCTACACGCGCCGGGGCGCCGGCCTGCGCCGCCTCCCGCCCCCGGCGCCCTGGCTGTCGCCGCCGCAGGACCGCGAGCGGCTCTTCGGCTCCAGCTCCGCCTCCGCCGGCTCGGCTTCCGCCGCCTCGTCCTCCGGCTCCGAGGACCCCGACTTCCAGCCCCCTGGCCCCCGCCAGCCGCGCCGGGGGCCGGCCCGCCGGAGGGGCGGCAGCGCGCGGCCGGCCAAGGAGAACCGGGCCCCCGCCGAGGGCTGCGCCGCGCCCGCCACCCCGCCGGGGAGGCACGTCACCCGCCGGCGCCGCTGGGGGGCGCTCCCGTCGCCGGGGCGCAGGGCGGGgccccccctgctctgcagcACCCCGCAGCAGCCGGCGCCGGCCGGGGCGGAGAGCCGGCCGCTCCCCGCGGAGGAGAGTATCCTGGGCGGCGGCCAGGAGAACCGCTCCCCCGGTGCTGGGAGGGCGGCCTCGGGCCGGGCCCCCCGCCGACGTCACgggcccccccggcccctgctggCCGAGCTGAGCTCCCTGACGCCGGGGAGCAGCGCGGCGGAGCCCGCggcagggctggagggcagcCTGGAGCTCTTCTCCCCGCCCCTGGCCGGGGCCAGCGACCGGGTCTCTCGTGGCCCACAGCGGCCCAGCGCCAGCCCCCTGGCGGGAGACTGGCGGGGCCGGAGCCAGCCGGCGCGCCCAGCATTTCCCCCCGGGGCCCCGAGGCCGCCTGCTTGCCGGTTATCCGAGAGCCGGTGTGTCCTCGTACCCTGCGGAGCCGCCCAGGGGGACTTGATCCAGCTTGTTCCCTCATCATTTCCGGGTAAACACAGACCGTCTGTTCCTACTCGGGGCCAGCCTGTGTCACCCCCTCATAAAACTGTGAGTAGAGATCATGTCCAAAGACTGACCTCACAAAAGGCAGAGAGGGCTCAGCGGACTACACCGGGGCCGTGCCCACTAGAAACTAGCCTAGGCCTGCAGAAACGTGCTAGCTGTCCTGGGGCTGCACTGCCCATTACGGGGAAGCCCCATGTCCTGGTACAAGGTAATACCAGTCCTGATGAGCCACATGATGATTTGAGAGGAAGCTCTCAGAAAAGGAGCTGGAACCTTAGCACAGACAAAAGCAGACACCACCTTCAGCCCTTGGTGGTCTTAAGCTCTCAAGTGGTACCAAACTGGTTGGCTGCTAATAATAAGAAGTTGGATGCTTGGCCCTCCTGGAGGGAAAACGATTGTCAGCAGccagtttccccctctgccttGTCTGTAATCTCAGAAAAGAAGTCCAGAAGTAGCAAGGTCATTCCCAGAGATGGTGGTAGAGGCACCAGTAAAAAGGCCTGTATCAGTGGGTTCAGCTCCAGCCGATGGGGGAAACAGGCAAGGCGCCGCCCAGTCAGACGCAAGAATTCAAAAACTCCATGGCAGCAGGCTGATGGCTCCTTCTTTCAAGAACAAATGAGGCAAAGAGGAATGGAGAAAAATGCCCTAGAGATGTCGTCGTCTTTTCTGTGTGACTTTTCTTTCCTTAATGACTCCCAGTGGTGGGCCAGGGCTcgagcatctctctctcttcacaaGAAAAAGAAAGTTTCCACTGAGGAAAGTGCCTGTAGCAGCATCCCTTGTACTCCTTCCTCCAAATCTCAGCTTGCAGGGTACCATAAATCCCTGTTCATTCAAAGTGTCGGCTACTCTAACTGGCCCACTTCCTCCGTGCTCCTGCTGACTCCCATGAAGTCCCATTCTGTTCTGGAGGTGATGCTTACAGATGCAGAGAAGGTGTATGGGGAATGCCAGCAGGAGGGTCCTATCTCCTTTGAGGAATGTATTCCCCCAGATAAGATGAAGAACTGTTTGAAGATTGGGGAAGGAGTATTTGGGGAGGTGTTCCAAACGAACAGTGAGAAAGGAGCTGTGGCTTTAAAAATCATTCCTGTTGAGGGGACTGAGAGGGTCAATGGAGAAGCTCAGAAGAGCTTCAGTGAGATCTTGCCAGAGATGATAATCTCAAAGGAGCTCAGCCTTTTATCTCAGGAGGTAGAGAACAGGACTGTAGGGTTCATTGACTTGTACTCTGTGCACTGTGTCCAGGGGGCATATCCCAAGCATCTTCTGAAAGCCTGGGACAAATATCATGAACTGAATGGATCTGAAAATGACCGGCCCGACCTGTTTGGAGAACAGCAGCTGTTCATGATCCTGGAATTTGAATTTGGAGGCAATAACTTGGAGAATATGAGGAATCAGCTAAATTCATTGGCAACAGCAAAAAGCCTGCTGCATCAAGTTACTGCTTCCTTggctgtggcagaggagggactGTACTTTGAGCACAGAGACTTGCATTGGGGGAATATTCTGGTGAAGAAAACCAACTTGAAAGAGCTCAGTTATACTTTGAATGGAGCAGTTTATACAATCCCCACGAAAGGAATTCATGTGAACATCATAGATTACACCCTGTCTAGGATGGAGAAAGATGGGTTAACGGTCTTCTGTGATATTTCTACTGACAAAGAGCTGTTCCAAGGAAGAGGTGACTACCAGTTTGATATCTATAGGCAGATGAAAGAAGAGAATTCCAACAACTGGGCTGACTATCACCCCCATAGCAACGTCCTGTGGCTGCACTATTTGGCAGATAAACTTCTGAAAGAGGTAAACTACAAAAGAAAGCTATCATCATCCTCTGCCTTGAAAGGCATACATAAACAGCTCCGAAAGTTCCACAGAGAAGTCCTGAACTTTACCTCTGCAAGTGATGTTCTGCTCAATAGCAGCCTTTTCCACTGA